Proteins encoded in a region of the Sulfurovum xiamenensis genome:
- a CDS encoding serine hydroxymethyltransferase, whose amino-acid sequence MSYAIETFDPEIFEAIENERERQTDHLEMIASENFTIPAVMEAMGSVFTNKYAEGYPYKRYYGGCEFADTVEQLAIDRACELFNCNYANVQPHSGSQANGAVYAALLKAGEKILGMDLSHGGHLTHGSKPSFSGKNYSSFTYGVELDGRINYDRVLEIAKIVQPKIIVCGASAYAREIDFKKFREIADEVGAILFADIAHIAGLVCAGEHPSPFPYADVVTTTTHKTLAGPRGGMIMTNDEDIAKKINSAIFPGLQGGPLVHVVAAKAVGFKHNLSDAWKVYAKQVKANAAVLADVLMKRGYDVVSGGTDNHLVLVSFLNKDFSGKDADAALGAAGITVNKNTVPGETRSPFVTSGVRIGSPALTSRGMKEKEFELIANKIADVLDNINDTALHATIKEEMRVLAQDFVIYDKPIY is encoded by the coding sequence ATGAGTTATGCCATAGAAACATTTGACCCAGAGATTTTTGAAGCGATTGAGAATGAGAGAGAAAGACAAACGGATCACTTAGAGATGATCGCCAGTGAGAACTTTACTATTCCTGCTGTAATGGAAGCGATGGGTTCTGTGTTTACGAACAAATATGCTGAAGGATACCCGTATAAAAGATATTATGGTGGATGTGAATTTGCTGATACAGTAGAACAACTTGCCATTGACAGAGCATGTGAACTATTTAACTGTAACTATGCCAATGTTCAACCGCATTCAGGTTCACAGGCAAATGGCGCTGTCTATGCAGCACTACTTAAGGCTGGAGAGAAGATACTCGGAATGGATTTGAGCCACGGTGGTCACTTGACACATGGTTCCAAGCCAAGTTTTTCTGGTAAAAACTACTCTTCTTTCACTTACGGTGTAGAGCTTGACGGTCGTATCAACTATGACAGAGTCCTAGAGATCGCCAAGATCGTACAGCCTAAGATCATCGTATGTGGTGCATCTGCGTATGCAAGAGAGATAGACTTTAAAAAGTTCAGAGAGATCGCTGATGAAGTTGGTGCTATCCTTTTTGCAGATATCGCTCACATTGCAGGTTTGGTCTGTGCAGGTGAACACCCTAGTCCATTCCCGTATGCGGATGTGGTTACTACGACCACACACAAAACACTTGCAGGACCTCGTGGTGGTATGATCATGACAAATGATGAGGATATCGCTAAAAAGATCAATTCAGCGATCTTCCCTGGACTACAGGGGGGTCCACTTGTACATGTAGTAGCTGCAAAAGCGGTTGGATTCAAGCACAACCTCAGTGATGCATGGAAGGTCTATGCAAAACAAGTAAAAGCAAATGCAGCTGTACTTGCCGATGTACTTATGAAAAGAGGGTATGATGTCGTATCAGGCGGTACAGACAACCACCTTGTACTGGTTTCTTTCCTAAACAAGGATTTCTCTGGTAAAGATGCGGATGCGGCACTGGGTGCAGCAGGTATTACCGTGAACAAAAACACTGTCCCTGGTGAGACAAGAAGTCCATTTGTGACTTCAGGCGTACGTATTGGGTCTCCTGCACTTACAAGCAGAGGGATGAAAGAGAAAGAGTTTGAACTTATCGCAAACAAGATTGCTGATGTACTTGACAATATCAATGACACTGCATTGCATGCAACGATCAAAGAAGAGATGAGAGTACTGGCACAAGATTTTGTGATCTATGACAAGCCTATCTACTAA